Proteins encoded within one genomic window of Bombus terrestris chromosome 11, iyBomTerr1.2, whole genome shotgun sequence:
- the LOC100648950 gene encoding cytochrome b5 isoform X4, whose protein sequence is MDLLGLSFQSLNFRNNKPQEDDFLDLENQECEESSEQSKKKPWKKSTEDLTSCSKTENQHPNQQLRMISLDEVAWHDSANNCWIVIHDFVYDCTELLKNHPGGSDVILEYAGRDATLPFIGAGHSSMARQNLERYLIGELPLEERIFRVSNGVKVAGF, encoded by the coding sequence ATGGATCTCCTCGGTCTATCCTTCCAGTCTCTGAATTTTAGAAACAATAAACCTCAAGAAGACGATTTCCTTGACTTGGAAAACCAAGAATGCGAGGAGTCTTCCGAACAATCTAAAAAGAAACCATGGAAAAAATCTACGGAAGACTTGACATCGTGTAGCAAGACCGAAAACCAACATCCAAACCAACAACTGAGGATGATTAGCTTGGACGAAGTTGCGTGGCATGACAGTGCTAACAATTGCTGGATCGTGATACACGATTTTGTTTACGACTGCACAGAATTGTTGAAGAACCATCCTGGTGGATCAGACGTGATTCTTGAATACGCTGGCAGAGACGCGACTTTGCCGTTCATTGGCGCTGGACACTCTTCTATGGCGAGGCAGAACTTAGAGAGATACCTCATTGGTGAACTTCCGCTCGAAGAAAGAATCTTTCGtgtatccaacggtgtcaaagTCGCtggattttaa
- the LOC100648950 gene encoding cytochrome b5 isoform X3 → MEENQERSNAATKSMDLLGLSFQSLNFRNNKPQEDDFLDLENQECEESSEQSKKKPWKKSTEDLTSCSKTENQHPNQQLRMISLDEVAWHDSANNCWIVIHDFVYDCTELLKNHPGGSDVILEYAGRDATLPFIGAGHSSMARQNLERYLIGELPLEERIFRVSNGVKVAGF, encoded by the coding sequence ACGTAGCAACGCAGCAACCAAAAGCATGGATCTCCTCGGTCTATCCTTCCAGTCTCTGAATTTTAGAAACAATAAACCTCAAGAAGACGATTTCCTTGACTTGGAAAACCAAGAATGCGAGGAGTCTTCCGAACAATCTAAAAAGAAACCATGGAAAAAATCTACGGAAGACTTGACATCGTGTAGCAAGACCGAAAACCAACATCCAAACCAACAACTGAGGATGATTAGCTTGGACGAAGTTGCGTGGCATGACAGTGCTAACAATTGCTGGATCGTGATACACGATTTTGTTTACGACTGCACAGAATTGTTGAAGAACCATCCTGGTGGATCAGACGTGATTCTTGAATACGCTGGCAGAGACGCGACTTTGCCGTTCATTGGCGCTGGACACTCTTCTATGGCGAGGCAGAACTTAGAGAGATACCTCATTGGTGAACTTCCGCTCGAAGAAAGAATCTTTCGtgtatccaacggtgtcaaagTCGCtggattttaa
- the LOC100648950 gene encoding cytochrome b5 isoform X2, which yields MEENQEYVRKRSNAATKSMDLLGLSFQSLNFRNNKPQEDDFLDLENQECEESSEQSKKKPWKKSTEDLTSCSKTENQHPNQQLRMISLDEVAWHDSANNCWIVIHDFVYDCTELLKNHPGGSDVILEYAGRDATLPFIGAGHSSMARQNLERYLIGELPLEERIFRVSNGVKVAGF from the coding sequence ACGTAGCAACGCAGCAACCAAAAGCATGGATCTCCTCGGTCTATCCTTCCAGTCTCTGAATTTTAGAAACAATAAACCTCAAGAAGACGATTTCCTTGACTTGGAAAACCAAGAATGCGAGGAGTCTTCCGAACAATCTAAAAAGAAACCATGGAAAAAATCTACGGAAGACTTGACATCGTGTAGCAAGACCGAAAACCAACATCCAAACCAACAACTGAGGATGATTAGCTTGGACGAAGTTGCGTGGCATGACAGTGCTAACAATTGCTGGATCGTGATACACGATTTTGTTTACGACTGCACAGAATTGTTGAAGAACCATCCTGGTGGATCAGACGTGATTCTTGAATACGCTGGCAGAGACGCGACTTTGCCGTTCATTGGCGCTGGACACTCTTCTATGGCGAGGCAGAACTTAGAGAGATACCTCATTGGTGAACTTCCGCTCGAAGAAAGAATCTTTCGtgtatccaacggtgtcaaagTCGCtggattttaa